Proteins encoded together in one Camelina sativa cultivar DH55 chromosome 9, Cs, whole genome shotgun sequence window:
- the LOC109125155 gene encoding glutamyl-tRNA reductase 2, chloroplastic-like, with amino-acid sequence MLTDCDIHCFTIEPYPDLTVSKVWQHEIVGTDGDSGIKKDIASQKQIWPLDLQVDDQGYTKERSSIVVIGLSIHTAPVEMREKLAIPEAEWPRAIAELCSLNHIEEAAVLSRCNRMEIYVLALSQHRGVKEVTEWMSKTS; translated from the exons ATGTTGACAGATTGTGACATACATTGTTTTACTATTGAACCTTATCCTGATCTGACTGTTTCAAAAGTCTGGCAACATGAGATTGTTGGCACTGATG GTGATTCAGGTATCAAGAAAGATATAGCTAGTCAAAAGCAAATTTGGCCTCTAGATCTGCAGGTAGATGATCAGG GATACACAAAGGAAAGAAGTAGTATTGTGGTGATTGGGCTTAGTATTCACACAGCTCCTGTTGAGATGCGTGAGAAGCTTGCTATTCCTGAAGCTGAATGGCCACGAGCTATCGCTGAGTTGTGCAGTTTGAATCATATCGAAGAAGCTGCTGTTCTCAGTCGCTGCAACCGAATGGAGATTTATGTCTTGGCTCTCTCTCAACATCGTGGTGTCAAAGAAGTTACTGAGTGGATGTCTAAG